The genomic DNA TTTATTGTTTAGGTTGTCTATTAAGTATTACAGCATGAAGAAAGGAATAATTAGCATGAAAATTTACTAGCAAGTTTATATGTAAGTTTGATAAGGGTCATTATACAGTTTAGCACTTCTCATGCAAGTGGCAAAAAAATAGAGAGAAAACAGGAAGGGAGAGTTATTAATTCCGTATCTAAACGAAAAGAAATGGTTGCTTACAAGGATTAAGCAAAAAATTGAGGCAATATTTATAACCGATTATCGGTATCTAATATATAAGGAATGCTTTTAGTATTTGTAGCAATTTCTGAAAGGATTAAATGGAGGATTTATGAAAGAACAAAAAGGCAAGAAGCAGAAGACATATATATCTATTCGATTAAATATAATGTTCCTTTGCATATTTGTACTATTCTCAGCTATTATTATGCAGCTAGGAAAGGTACAAATCGTTGAGGGAGAGGCTTATAAGAACCAAGTGGAAAGTAGTCAAAATGCAATAACTAGTATTCCAGTTCCACGTGGACAAATTTTAGATCGAGAAGGGAAAACAGTTGTTAATAATAAATCTCTTCGCACAATTACGTATACAAGGATGAAGGGAATTACGAGTGAAGATATTTTAAAAACAGCAAAAGACTTGGCGAAAGTACTTGAAATGCCTGAACAAGATATAAATAAATTAACAGATATCGATAAAAAAGATTTTTGGATGCAGTTGAATTCGAAACGTGCGGAGACAAAGATTACTAAGAAAGATATAGAAAAGTTTAAAGAAAAGGGTATAGAGGGAAAAGAGTTAGATAAAAAAATAGAAGACTTAAGACGAGGTCGTGTTACAGAGGTAGAATTAGCAGAATTAACAGCACAAGATTTAAAGGTGTTAGCTATTAAAAGTAAAATGAGTTCAGGTTATCAACTAACACCACAAATCATTAAAAAAGATGTAACAGATGAAGAGTATGCGCGGATAAGCGAAAATCTTGCGAATTTTCCAGGAGTAGATGCAACTGTTGATTGGGAACGTAATTATGTAAACGGTAATTTATTTCGTTCTGTATTAGGAAATATTACGAGTAGTGAAGAAGGATTACCGAAAGAAAATTTAGATTCTTATTTAGTACGTGGATATAACCGTAATGATCGTGTTGGAAAAAGTTATATTGAACAACGATATGAAGATGTATTACACGGCACAAAAGAAGAAGTGAAAAATATTACTGATAAATCAGGAAACATTGTTAGCACAGAAATAATCTCTAAAGGAAAAAGTGGTAATAGTTTAACATTAACGATTGATATGGAATTACAAAAGAAAGTGGAAGAAAGTATAGAGAAAAACTTGAGAGCTTTTAAGAGTTCAGAGCCACTGCTCGATCGAGCTTTTGTTGTCATGACGAATCCAAATAACGGACAAATTTTATCAATGGCAGGCAAAAAGATTGTAGAAAAAGAAGGGAAAATAGAAGTTGAGGATTTGGCATTAGGAAACATGACAACTTCGTATGAGCTAGGGTCAGCTGTAAAAGGTGCTACTTTATTAACTGGATATGAGACAGGCGCAATACATCCAGGAGATCAATTTTATGACGCGCCGATGAAATTTAAAGGTACACAAGCTAAGAAATCGTGGAATGTATCCGGATTTGGTAATATTAATGATTTACGGGCTTTACAAGTATCTTCGAATGTATACATGTTCCAGACAGCTTTAAAAATTGCGGGAGTTAATTACGTACCAAATGGCTCATTGGATATTAAGCAAGGAGCATTTGATACGATGCGCTATTATTTCAAGCAATTTGGTTTAGGTGTCCCAACAGGTATTGATTTACCGAATGAAATAATTGGACAAACGAGAAAAGTAGATAGTCAACCTGGGTTTTTACTAGATTTTTCTATCGGTCAGTATGATACGTATACGCCGTTGCAATTAGCGCAATATATTTCAACGATTGCGAATGGTGGTTATAGAATGCAACCTCAAATTGTACAAGAAATACGAGAACAATCAATAAAAGAAGAGGTTGGCAAAGTTATACGTTCCATAGAGCCTGTCGTATTAAATCGAATTGATATGAAGAAAGAACACATTGATCGGATAAAAGAAGGGTTTAGATGGGTATTCCAAGAAGGTGATGGAACTGGCGTGAAATATTTCAAAAACGCGCCATATAAACCAGCAGGAAAGACAGGAACAGCCCAAACTGTATATGGTGGAGATGACCCGATTGGTAGAAATGCAAAAGGAGAACGTATGGAATGTTACAACTTAACGTTAGTTGGATATGCTCCATATGATAATCCAGAAGTAGCATTTTCCGTAGTAGTTCCATGGCTTCATGATGATAAAAATGGAATTAATTCTATAATCGGAAAGGAAGTATTAGATGTATACTTTGATTTAAAACAGCAACGTATACATGGTGAAGCTACTAGTACAGGTAGTTCTAAGCAAAATTAGAGTACTTTTCTCAGGGAAAGAACCTGTTCATATAAAGCCATTTATAAGTAAAAAAATGAAATATGAAATAGGAGATAGAGGCGTCGTAGCTACTATCTCTTATTTTGTTAATAACTCTCATACTAGCTATAATTTTTTTAGTTTATGGAACAAATTTGGTTCGGTGATTGTCTATTATGTGTACGTATAAAAAGGTGCTAAAAATTTGGAAGGAATGATGATTTTGAAAAATAAGAGGATGCTAAAAATAGGAATATGCGTTGGTATATTAGGTTTAAGTATTACAAGCCTAGAAGCTTTTACAGGAGGGGCACTGCAAGTTGAAGCGAAA from Bacillus cereus G9842 includes the following:
- a CDS encoding peptidoglycan D,D-transpeptidase FtsI family protein, whose protein sequence is MKEQKGKKQKTYISIRLNIMFLCIFVLFSAIIMQLGKVQIVEGEAYKNQVESSQNAITSIPVPRGQILDREGKTVVNNKSLRTITYTRMKGITSEDILKTAKDLAKVLEMPEQDINKLTDIDKKDFWMQLNSKRAETKITKKDIEKFKEKGIEGKELDKKIEDLRRGRVTEVELAELTAQDLKVLAIKSKMSSGYQLTPQIIKKDVTDEEYARISENLANFPGVDATVDWERNYVNGNLFRSVLGNITSSEEGLPKENLDSYLVRGYNRNDRVGKSYIEQRYEDVLHGTKEEVKNITDKSGNIVSTEIISKGKSGNSLTLTIDMELQKKVEESIEKNLRAFKSSEPLLDRAFVVMTNPNNGQILSMAGKKIVEKEGKIEVEDLALGNMTTSYELGSAVKGATLLTGYETGAIHPGDQFYDAPMKFKGTQAKKSWNVSGFGNINDLRALQVSSNVYMFQTALKIAGVNYVPNGSLDIKQGAFDTMRYYFKQFGLGVPTGIDLPNEIIGQTRKVDSQPGFLLDFSIGQYDTYTPLQLAQYISTIANGGYRMQPQIVQEIREQSIKEEVGKVIRSIEPVVLNRIDMKKEHIDRIKEGFRWVFQEGDGTGVKYFKNAPYKPAGKTGTAQTVYGGDDPIGRNAKGERMECYNLTLVGYAPYDNPEVAFSVVVPWLHDDKNGINSIIGKEVLDVYFDLKQQRIHGEATSTGSSKQN